A genomic window from Tolypothrix sp. PCC 7910 includes:
- a CDS encoding PAS domain-containing sensor histidine kinase, giving the protein MSRNQQSIWHKNRHQQDILSATSARLELVSERAEDLELCTAETLLPTQEELTLYRRLYENIPSVYFSLDITGIILSVNKFGANCLGYSVEELIDKSVLNLFEQSDKKRLSDALGELVKTSSPSEVSNWEFRLNCPESKIVWVKVVARLLPADDGIYTLELESNPTDKHHQKHPQILMVLEDITTHKQAEDALRESEQRFHSMANTAPVMLWMTGCDGLFTFFNQSWLKFTGRSMEQQQGLGWLEGVHPQEQDFCQEIYDSAFHARAKFEMEYRLKRHDDEYRWILDTGIPRFTPNGKFVGYIGCCIDITERKSAEVALKHSQESVQAQLEEMESLNRLKDEFLSTVSHELRTPLTNMKMAIQMLGIALNQEQNFLSEMDKPQAERSKASRYYEILDNECDREINLISNFLDLQRLDNNTKPLVLETIQVQQWLWRVVELFKARNRNSCQQKLRLSVASNLPLLTCDPFSLERILIELLTNACKFSPPDAEITISAQMKSQNMQFHVINSGVEIPSCELPRIFDKFYRIPSNDPWKQGGTGLGLALVQKLTKLLGGTIEVESGSNRTCFAIQLPLSNEV; this is encoded by the coding sequence ATGAGCCGTAATCAGCAATCGATCTGGCATAAAAATCGCCATCAACAAGATATCTTGTCTGCAACATCTGCGCGCTTAGAACTTGTGTCTGAACGAGCCGAAGATTTAGAACTTTGCACAGCAGAAACCCTGCTTCCTACCCAAGAGGAACTGACTTTGTATCGTAGGCTTTATGAAAATATTCCGTCTGTATATTTCAGTTTGGATATAACAGGAATAATTTTATCTGTAAATAAATTCGGTGCCAACTGTCTCGGTTACAGCGTTGAAGAATTGATTGATAAGTCGGTTTTGAATTTATTTGAACAGTCAGATAAAAAAAGATTATCTGATGCTTTAGGGGAATTAGTAAAAACTTCATCTCCTAGCGAAGTATCTAACTGGGAATTTCGTTTAAATTGTCCAGAGAGCAAGATTGTATGGGTAAAGGTTGTAGCAAGGTTATTACCTGCTGATGATGGAATTTATACTCTAGAGTTAGAGTCTAACCCAACAGATAAACACCATCAAAAGCATCCGCAAATTCTAATGGTGTTGGAAGATATCACTACTCATAAACAAGCAGAAGATGCTTTACGAGAAAGTGAACAACGGTTTCATTCTATGGCGAATACTGCACCAGTAATGTTGTGGATGACAGGATGTGATGGACTTTTTACCTTTTTTAATCAATCCTGGTTAAAGTTTACTGGACGTAGCATGGAGCAACAGCAAGGTTTAGGCTGGCTAGAAGGAGTGCATCCACAAGAGCAAGATTTCTGTCAAGAAATTTATGATTCCGCTTTTCATGCTAGAGCCAAATTTGAGATGGAATATCGGCTGAAGCGCCATGATGATGAATACCGTTGGATTTTAGATACAGGTATTCCGAGGTTTACCCCTAATGGTAAATTTGTCGGTTACATTGGCTGCTGTATAGATATTACAGAGCGCAAATCAGCAGAAGTTGCTCTCAAACATAGTCAAGAATCAGTGCAAGCGCAGTTAGAAGAAATGGAAAGCCTCAATCGCCTCAAAGATGAGTTTCTCAGTACTGTATCGCACGAATTACGCACGCCATTAACTAATATGAAGATGGCAATTCAAATGTTAGGCATAGCACTCAATCAAGAGCAGAACTTTTTGTCCGAAATGGACAAGCCACAAGCAGAACGCTCTAAAGCATCTCGTTATTATGAAATTTTAGATAATGAGTGCGATCGCGAAATAAATCTCATTAGTAATTTCCTAGATTTGCAAAGGTTAGATAATAACACTAAGCCGTTGGTACTCGAAACTATTCAAGTACAGCAATGGCTCTGGCGGGTAGTAGAACTATTTAAAGCACGTAACCGCAACTCTTGTCAGCAAAAGTTACGCCTTAGCGTTGCTAGCAATCTGCCTTTATTAACTTGCGATCCATTCAGTCTAGAGCGTATTTTAATAGAACTGCTCACCAACGCTTGTAAATTTAGCCCTCCTGATGCAGAAATTACAATTTCTGCTCAAATGAAATCGCAAAATATGCAATTCCACGTAATTAATTCGGGTGTAGAAATTCCTAGTTGCGAATTACCACGCATTTTCGATAAATTTTATCGCATTCCTAGTAATGACCCTTGGAAGCAAGGTGGCACGGGTTTAGGTTTAGCACTAGTACAGAAACTTACCAAACTTTTAGGAGGAACAATCGAAGTTGAAAGTGGGTCAAACCGTACCTGTTTTGCGATTCAATTACCATTGAGTAATGAGGTGTGA
- a CDS encoding rRNA large subunit pseudouridine synthase E, whose amino-acid sequence MTSIYRYILFHKPYGVLSQFTQETPKHRTLKEYIEVPDVYPVGRLDWDSEGLLLLTNNGQLQHRLANPKFGHKRTYWVQVERIPDVDAINKLQTGVKIQDYCTRPAQVRLLSEEPPVCDRNPPIRFRKNVPTAWLEMTLTEGKNRQVRRMTAAVGFPTLRLLRVSIAHLQLDNLQPGEWRDLTGSELKMLLAGLRG is encoded by the coding sequence ATGACTTCTATATATAGATATATTCTTTTTCATAAACCTTATGGCGTTCTTAGCCAATTTACCCAAGAAACTCCCAAACACCGCACCCTCAAAGAATATATAGAGGTTCCTGATGTATATCCAGTAGGGCGTTTGGATTGGGATAGCGAAGGGTTACTGTTGTTGACGAACAATGGACAGCTACAACATCGCTTGGCTAATCCAAAATTTGGGCATAAACGTACTTATTGGGTACAAGTAGAACGCATTCCGGATGTTGATGCTATAAATAAGTTGCAAACAGGTGTAAAGATTCAAGATTACTGCACTCGTCCAGCACAAGTGCGTTTATTATCTGAAGAACCTCCGGTGTGCGATCGCAATCCGCCTATTAGATTTCGTAAAAATGTACCTACAGCCTGGCTAGAAATGACTCTCACAGAGGGCAAAAATCGTCAGGTACGCCGGATGACAGCAGCGGTGGGATTTCCAACTTTACGCCTTTTAAGGGTGAGTATCGCCCACTTACAATTAGACAATTTACAACCAGGTGAGTGGCGTGACCTCACTGGCTCTGAACTTAAGATGTTACTTGCTGGTTTGAGGGGTTAA
- the thiC gene encoding phosphomethylpyrimidine synthase translates to MRTEWVAKRRGQSNVTQMHYARQGVITEEMHYVAQRENLPADLIREEVARGRMIIPANINHTNLEPMAIGIASKCKVNANIGASPNSSNLQEEVDKLKLAVKYGADTVMDLSTGGGNLDEIRTAIIKASPVPIGTVPVYQALESVHGTIEKLTPDDFLHVIEKHAQQGVDYQTIHAGILLEHLPLVRSRITGIVSRGGGILARWMLHHHKQNPLYTHFRDIIEIFKKYDVSFSLGDSLRPGCTHDASDAAQLAELKTLGQLTRRAWEDNVQVMVEGPGHVPMDQIEFNVRKQMEECSEAPFYVLGPLVTDIAPGYDHITSAIGAAMAGWYGTAMLCYVTPKEHLGLPNAEDVRNGLIAYKIAAHAADIARHRQGARDRDDELSKARYNFDWNRQFELSLDPERAKEYHDETLPADIYKTAEFCSMCGPKFCPMQTKVDADALTELEKFLAKEKVSQS, encoded by the coding sequence ATGCGGACAGAATGGGTTGCCAAGCGGCGTGGGCAGAGCAATGTAACTCAAATGCACTACGCGCGTCAGGGTGTTATTACAGAAGAAATGCACTACGTCGCCCAGCGGGAAAATCTTCCTGCAGATCTCATTCGCGAGGAAGTGGCGCGGGGGCGGATGATTATCCCTGCTAACATTAATCACACCAACTTAGAGCCAATGGCTATTGGCATTGCCTCTAAATGCAAAGTAAATGCTAATATTGGCGCTTCACCTAACTCTTCTAATCTTCAAGAAGAAGTCGATAAGCTCAAACTAGCGGTGAAGTATGGCGCTGATACCGTCATGGATTTGTCTACAGGCGGCGGTAACTTAGATGAAATTCGTACCGCTATCATCAAAGCTTCCCCTGTTCCTATTGGCACAGTGCCAGTTTACCAAGCTTTAGAAAGCGTTCACGGCACTATTGAAAAACTCACCCCTGATGACTTTCTTCATGTCATCGAAAAACACGCTCAGCAAGGGGTAGACTATCAAACCATTCACGCGGGAATTTTGCTTGAGCATTTACCTTTAGTCAGAAGCCGGATTACCGGGATTGTCTCTCGTGGCGGCGGTATTTTAGCGCGGTGGATGCTGCATCATCACAAGCAGAACCCCCTTTACACACACTTCCGAGACATCATTGAAATTTTCAAGAAGTACGATGTCTCCTTCAGTTTAGGCGATTCCCTACGCCCTGGCTGTACTCATGATGCCTCAGACGCGGCACAATTAGCAGAATTGAAAACCCTCGGACAGCTAACTCGCAGAGCTTGGGAAGATAACGTACAGGTGATGGTGGAAGGGCCTGGACATGTACCAATGGATCAAATTGAGTTTAACGTCCGTAAGCAAATGGAAGAGTGTTCTGAAGCGCCTTTCTATGTGCTGGGGCCATTGGTAACAGATATTGCTCCTGGTTATGACCACATTACCTCAGCTATTGGGGCCGCAATGGCTGGTTGGTATGGGACAGCTATGTTGTGCTATGTTACACCTAAAGAACACTTAGGATTACCTAATGCCGAAGATGTTCGCAATGGCTTAATAGCTTATAAGATAGCCGCCCATGCGGCGGATATTGCTAGACACCGCCAAGGTGCTAGAGATAGAGATGATGAACTGTCTAAAGCCCGTTATAACTTCGATTGGAATCGTCAGTTTGAATTATCACTCGACCCAGAAAGAGCTAAAGAATATCACGATGAAACTCTACCAGCAGATATTTATAAAACTGCTGAGTTTTGTTCGATGTGTGGGCCTAAATTCTGTCCTATGCAAACCAAAGTTGATGCTGATGCACTAACAGAACTTGAGAAGTTCTTAGCAAAAGA